From the Catharus ustulatus isolate bCatUst1 chromosome 2, bCatUst1.pri.v2, whole genome shotgun sequence genome, the window gagaatatggaaactaTAAGTGAGATTGAGatgaaagccatctttgagatCCGaaaccttagttactaaataactagaaaacaatagTATGACCAGCTGAAAGTAATCCCCTCTTCATtgaacaattccctctgcttgcagacaGGTCCAAGGGACAGAGAAGACCCTACTACCTTGGCAGAAGAGGTCCAAAGGGtagtttttggggtttaaagtgtaacacagtatggtaatgtaatgattcttataGGGTGTATGTAAATGCTGTAGGATTTGTATCTGTTCTTAGATTGGTGAGGCAAAATTAGAATGTTCAATacagaagatttattgtattgtaataGGAACCTTTCTCTCTGAGCTTTTTCTCTTACCAACACCTTACCTCTTTCTCTTACCCCATGTTCTATTACCCCTGCTCTCTTACTGCCCTGCTCcgagctgcagctggcagctcaAAGCAGAGCCCTTTCAGACATGCCTTTTGTAATAAACCACAAGTTGCAAGACCTGGCTTTAGAGACACCTCCATCTGTCCCGACGGTCCTGCCCACCTATGCTCCTACAGGTCAGTTCTGAGGGCGAGAGGGAAGGTGCCAGAATGGGCACCTGGCTGGGCTATGAGGGGACAGCGGgtgagctgccagcactgagggtTGCAAAAGGGAGAAAGGACCCCACGGCCTTTCCCAAAATAGAACCAATCCCTCCAATTGCCAAACACTGCAAGATAGGTGGGGACAGGAGTTCTGGCCATTGACCAGCCATGGCCTCTGCTCCAGGACGGGGGTGATGGGGGGGATGCAGTGGCACCGCTCTGTGCTCCACTGTGGGCGATGACAGATCCATCCTATGGATGCAGTTCCCTTTGTGGCATTtggtcccatccctgtccctgtcgtATGTCCTCCTGAACCATGTGGGACTCCACGCAGCACAACACCCCCAGTGAGTTGTTCCACACCCGTCTGCTGCCGTGTTCAGGCTGGCAGTCATGGACAGAGGCTGCTCCACGTCCCTGGAGTGTGCACATCCTGAGTGAGTGGCAGCAACGAGGGGGGGAGCTGACagtccccagcagcaccactgcctgcagcctgaGGTAGACCCACTCCCAgaggaccccaaaactgaaaatgttggAGGGTTGATATAGTATAGGAAATGATAGGAGAGAACCTGGGCACCCCTGCTCATTGCCACCCCTGTCTCCTGGCACAGACCCCCTGTGGCCTTCGCCTGACATGGCCTGGGCATCCCACTGCATCTCccccactgcccccatcctGGAGCAGAGGCCATGGCTGGTCAATGGCCAGAACTCCTGTCCCCACTTATCTTGCAGTGTTTGGCAATTGGAGGAAATGGTTCTATTTTGGGAAAGGCCGTGGGGTCCTTCCTCCCTTTTGCAaccctcagtgctggcagctctccCGCTGTCCCCTCATAGCCCAGCCAGGTGCCCATTCTGGCACCTTCCCTCTTGCCCTCAGACCTGAACCCACTgctcctcttctccctttttctgggtgcttctcttctccctttttctggGTGCTCCTGGCAACCCGGGGGGATCCTGCAGAGGGGCTCAGTGCTGTACTGAGGTTTGCACACACTGACAGCCCCATGCTCTAAGGATTTTTGGGCCACCGTGAAGTCTCCTAAAGGTTCAGAGACATCACAGTGTCCTTCCAGGATGGCCTCAGGGTGGGACACatctgccccagggctggaacTTCACTGTGGATGTCATGGTATGATCTGCCCTGGCAACTCCgcccttctctgctcctctgtcaCTCCCCCGagatgggatggaggagaggactgggagaggaaaagtgagaaaactcatgggtaGAGATAAAGACGGTTTAATCGGAAAAGCAAAAGCTACACAAGTAAGCACAGCAAAAGAAGGGATTCTTTCCCCACTTCCCATAGGCACACAGGTGCTCAgtcagctgcaggagagcagggtgtTATGGTGTCATTGCATGTCATGGTGACCTGGCAAGATGACTGCTATCACTCTGACTGtgcccctcttcctcctttccccacctCCACACGCAGTGCATGGTGTCCCCCTCCATTGCCCTGGTGCCACAGAGGGATAAGAGAGGAAGATATGCCAGGGATGAGTTTCCATAGTGGGGGGTCACACCATGACATCACCAGTTGAAGCTGCAGCCCCGGGGCACATGTGTCCCATGCCGAGGCCATGCTGGGGGGACACTATGATGCCCCTGCATCTCCATTGTGGCCCAAAAATCCTTTGAGCATGGGGCTGCCAGTCTGTGCACACCTCAGAGAAGCACTGGGCCCCACTGCAGGATCccccagggatggcaggagcatCAGAAAGGGAGAAGTGGAGCTtcagagagggagaagagaagcacccagaaaaatggagaagagGAGCAGTGGTTCAGGTCTGAGGGCGAGAGGGAAGGTGCCAGAATGGGCAACTGGCTGGCCTATGAGGAGACAGCAggagtgctgccagcactgagggtTGCAAAAGAGATGAAGGACCCCACATCCTTTCCCAAAATAGAATCAATTGCTCCAATTGCCAAACACTGCAAGATAAGTGGGAACACATCTGCCTCAGGGCTGGAACTTCACTGTGGTTTTCATGGTGTGACCCCCCTGGCAACTCAgcccttctctgctcctctgtcaCTCCCCCAagatgggatggaggagaggattgggagaggaaaagtaagaaaactcatgggtagagataaagacagttttatcagaaaagcaaaagctgcacaaGTAAGCACAGCAAAAGAAGGGATTCTTTCCCCACTTCCCATAGGCACACAGGTGCTCAgtcagctgcaggagagcagggtgtTATGGTGTCATTGCATGTCATGGTGACCTGGCAAGATGACTGCTGTCACTCTGACTGTGcccctcttccttctttccccacCTCCACACGCAGTGCATGGTGCCACCCTCCacagggacacttggggacacatgTGGTGGCACGATCTGCACTCTGAGCTGaggctgaggctggggctgggctccccaAGGGGACAACAGGTCAGGGCTAAGCTTGCCCAAATCTGGGGGTCTGTGTCAGCAGAGACTTGAGGATctcagggcagctgctgggggcCCTGATGGTCCTGAGGAGCCTCCGTGGGGCTCCAAACCAGGCCTGGGCACCCAAGGTAagcccagcccaaacccagctgtACTGCACCCCTttggtggctctgctgtgctccagcagcagtccttgtcctcctgctcctgacatccctgctggcagtggcagctccccagctctccccagcagaaTGTGGGGAATGTGAGGCCCATTTTTGGCTAATGGGTTGCCCAGAGGCACAGAGGGGATTTGGCAATTATTTACGTCTCAAGGATGGGGAGCTGGAGAACAGTGGGATTCTTCTGAGCTCCTGTCAACCCCAAAAGTGCTGCCACACTCACCATGAGCAGCTTGGGAAGCGGTGCggggagcaggagggcagagcatcccgtgtccctctgtccccagagccctgtgatGTGCCTGCACCTCCAGGAAGCTCTGCACTGGTCCAGGTGCCCTGATGTGGCCAAGCCTCTGTCTGGCACCTGCACAGgtccagcagcacccacacacCTTGGTGCAGAATTGGGCCCCATGGCAGGACACCAAGAGATGTCAGAACACAAGGAAGGGGACAAGAGGAGTGGTGAGGACATGTCTGGTGGGGAAAGGGTGCATGGCAGTGCGGGCACCTGTCtgggacacatggggacagagggagagctgccagcaccaAGGGTTGCAAAAGAAACGAGGTACCCCACAGCCTTTCTCCAAATAGAACCATTTCCCCCGATTGCCACACACCACAGGGACACGCAGGGACAGGCAATGCTGGCTCATGCCCTGGCTGTGGCTTTTGCTCTCCCAGAATTTGGACAAGGACAGGGTACCCTAGTCCACAATCCCCCTGGGCCAGCaatggctctgtgctgctgctgccacaggagtTACACATCATGGAGtcaggtccctgtccctgtccacaTCCCTGCTGAAttcaggagcaggctgggggaAACGGATGTTTCCAGGGACCCCAGTTTTTGCCAGCAGGCTCCTGTGTGCCCAGACACCCATGTTCCACTGTACTTCCAGTGAAATTTCCATATGTATGCTAAAGGGGTTGCTCAATGTCCCTGGAGTGTTCACGTCCTGAGTGCATGGCAGCAAGAACGAGGGGAGGTGACCAATCCCTGCAGACTTCCCAAActgggggacaggagctggaccCATCCCCAGAGGGCCCTCCAGTACTGAACATGTTGAAGGGATTGAGATAATATGGGACACGACTGGATATACCCTGGGCACCTCTCCTCCTTGCTACTCCCCACCTCCCATAGTTCCTGGCACGGGGATGCAGTGGGACCCCCAGCCAGCTCGGGCGAAGGCCAGGAAAGGttgcacagagccagggacacAGCATGGCCAagccccagctgggctgcagccaagCCCAACCCCAAGGCCATCCAGCCCAACCAGGGCTGGCAgcgggggacagcagggggggacagcagaggagggacgtgccccagcactgcataaaaagccccagcagggacagggagcaggcGACACTCTCAGgagatcccagagcagcactgccagagctgtAGGAGAAGGGCCATGGAGCAGTACTTCTCAGCCACCCAGAAGATGGAGCAGGAGGTGATGTTCCCCAGCCTGCTCCGAGGGGTCTTCCCGCAGCAGGagggggcagccccggccgcgGAGAGCCGCACGGACCTGTACGAGCGCTACCAGCTCCTCAAGGCCATCAAGCCCATGGTGGAGAAAGGCCTGGCCTCTGTCGGGGACCAGAGCCCCACCGGTGCGGACGCCGACGTGGACGCGTCCTCGGACAGCAACGAGGCCGGAGATGCCCAGCTCGAGGAGCGCCTGTCCCACCACCTGACTGGCCTGCAGCAGGTCCTCACCCACCTGACCAGGGACACCAACGCCCTGACCCGGAGGTACAGCCAGATCCTGGAGCAGATCAACCTCAGCGAGGGCCAGCCCAGCTGGTGACCCTGTCCTGGCCACCAGGTAAGAGCTGGGGGGATGCAGAGTCCGGGGGCAGCAAGACAATGGGTGTTCTCTCTGGAGAGATACCCAACAGTGCTGGGATTGGGAAGGGCCttggaatgggggaatgggggctgccccctcagctggggctggatgtCCCTCTCCGTGCTGGAGGAGGGAACCCAgcccactgctctgtgcagaggctgcagggactCAGGGTCTGTGGACTCAGGGTTGATGGACTGTGTGTCCCCCTGGGATGATCCTTGGAGTTAATGCTGCTGTTGCAGGACAGGTGCTGGTGTCAGGAAGCACAAGACGTCCCCGTCGCTGACCATCACAGGCTCTTCCCCGTCACGTGCGCGTTCCCCACTCTGTGGCAGATGATGTGATCGCCCGGCACTGGCGCTGACACCAGAGATGGCTGTGACCACTGGAGAACCAGATGGCACCTTATCCTCATAGGAAGAAGCAtctggctgtgccaggaatTCCACTGGAAGAGCCACAGGCTCGTGCCCtcctctttattttcaaagagtGGTGCGAAGCTGGGAGTGTTGTGAGGTGGCCCCAACCTCCAACAGTCCCTTGAGACTGCCAAGCCCTTTTCCAGCTGGTACCTGGACTCCAAGGGCATTTCCCCCTGTTTCTGCTAATAAAAGAATCCCTGTGAAGCCATTGTCAGTGTGGTGCTTCCACTCAAAGAGTGCCCCAGGGAAGGGTAGGGGAACACTGCCTCAGTGGGGTGGGAACTTTCCAGGGCAATGCTGGGAAATTGGAAAGGGACAAAGAATCTCCAAgtctgggatggtttgggttggaagggatcttcaGAGACCACCTTGCAGTTGGGccagggagctcagagctgtgtccagccaCAGGGCCTGTGCAAACTcactgagcaacctgttccttTGTGTCAGCAACCTCAGGCTGAAATGTTCCTTCTTTTTGTTGACAGCTGCACCACAAAAGCTAATGCCTGATTTTGGTGTGCAAAAAAGAGTGAATGTGCCCAATATTCAGCCCAGTCATGCAACAGTGAGGGGCAATATAGCTGCAGGACTCAGCACCTGTAGGTAGCAGCTTCCCTCAAGGCCCCAGCCCCATGTCCAAGCATCCCAGCTTTGGGATACCCTGGAGATTCCCATCTCCTCTCTCCAGATCAGGCCATTTCTCGCAGCTGCTGAGAGTGCTCTGGCTTTGGCTTGTCCTGCCTGAGCGTGGGCTGCAAGGGAAGGGTCTCCAGCCAGCTGTGGTTGTGTGAGCAGCTGAGGCCAGACCCAGAGGTGCCCCACATGTGAGAGGCTCCTGGTCAGATTCAAGGGAGGACAAGGACAGCTCTGAGGGTTTTGGGGTAATCAGAGTCATGGGAGATGTGTCAGCAGGAGGCACTGGGGACAACATGGGGTCATTTGGGAACATGTGGTGACATTTCCCCCCTTCTGAGCCAaggcctggggaggggtcccaagGAGGATGGGAGGTTGTGGGGCAGGCTTGCCCAAACACTGGCCCTGTGGCCACAGAGACCCAAGGAGTTCGTTGCACCCACAcccagaaattctgcttttctcgGAAAGCAGCTGCTGATCACCAAGTTGCCCCAGTGAGGGCAAACACAATTCCCTCCAC encodes:
- the LOC116992703 gene encoding thyroid hormone-inducible hepatic protein-like; translated protein: MEQYFSATQKMEQEVMFPSLLRGVFPQQEGAAPAAESRTDLYERYQLLKAIKPMVEKGLASVGDQSPTGADADVDASSDSNEAGDAQLEERLSHHLTGLQQVLTHLTRDTNALTRRYSQILEQINLSEGQPSW